In one Nicotiana tomentosiformis chromosome 6, ASM39032v3, whole genome shotgun sequence genomic region, the following are encoded:
- the LOC138894002 gene encoding uncharacterized protein codes for MPVHDRWYPLQVREITPDDANEEQVADAVRILKEQHAIIPPHVVGSGYDGTEAEAISIVELVSAIRNIKEARFLRPMRSDSSQRDPDLWCEYHRANGHRTWDCQHLREEVATLLKNGHLREFLSDRAKNNYGRNRDNAESSKAGEEAPRRKINMIFGGNDINGVTFSVVKKTKVSITHSKRLWEDDITFTEEDVDGLLLPHNDAPVISLNMLDFKIKHVLVDPGSSANIIQWRVLEQAKVTGSIITTTKLLVGFNLASVKTRGEILLHTNAEGVMKITLFEVVDGDMGYNIILGRPWLHEMKVVPSTYHQLLKFPMPEGIK; via the exons ATGCCGGTGCATGACAGATGGTACCCTCTACAGGTTCGCGAGATAACTCCCGATGATGCTAACGAGGAGCAAGTAGCAGATGCTGTGAGGATCCTGAaagagcaacatgcaatcattcCACCTCACGTGGTAGGATCAGGCTATGACGGAACTGAAGCAGAAGCTATCAG taTAGTGGAACTGGTGTCAGCCAttaggaacattaaagaagcacgattcctgagacctatgaggtccgattccagccagagggatcccgatttatggtgtgaataccatagAGCGAACGGTCATCGGACATGGGACTGCCAACATCTTAGGGAGGAGGTAgcaacactattgaagaatggtcatctccgagaattcttgagtgatcgagctaagaacaattacggtCGTAACAGAGACAACGCAGAATCTTCGAAAGCAGGAGAGGAAGCCCCACGCCGGaagatcaacatgatctttggggggaacgatattaacggggtcaccttttcggtaGTAAAAAAGactaaagtatcgataactcatagcaagagactctgggaggacgatatcactttcacggaggaagacgtAGATGGATTGCTATTACCACACAATGACGCACCGGTAATCTCTTTAAatatgttagattttaaaattaagcatgttctagtggatccaggaagttcggctaatatcatacaatggagagtattggaacaaGCTAAAGTCACTGGAAGCATTATTACGACAACAAAACTCCTCgttggattcaaccttgcgagcgtaAAGACCCGGGGAGAGATCTTGTTGCACACgaacgctgaaggagtaatgaaaataactctctttgaagtagtggatggtgatatgggatacaatatcatcttgggaaggccatggctacacgagatgaaagttgttcCTTCGACGTATCACCAATTACTGAAGTTTCCAATGCCCGAAGGAATCAAGTAG